One Cucurbita pepo subsp. pepo cultivar mu-cu-16 chromosome LG11, ASM280686v2, whole genome shotgun sequence DNA window includes the following coding sequences:
- the LOC111805585 gene encoding uncharacterized protein LOC111805585 has translation MANQSTRQGTKDSRTMTVESHYLRDFQRHKSPSFDGGKVDHIATENCLETIKTTFHFMNYPLKYQVHCGTYMLKGEAHFWWKGAQKNIIPQGEFITWCQFKDPYLRKYYPITARVKMQASFLELKQGDRSVEEYDLEFNRLARFSPAYVSCNELKVERFITGLRDVLKGNVSA, from the coding sequence ATGGCTAATCAGTCAACAAGGCAAGGGACTAAAGATTCCAGGACTATGACTGTGGAGTCCCACTACCTAAGAGATTTCCAGAGGCATAAATCGCCTTCCTTTGACGGAGGTAAGGTGGATCACATTGCTACAGAGAATTGTCTAGAGACCATAAAAACGACCTTCCATTTTATGAACTACCCGCTAAAGTATCAAGTCCATTGTGGGACGTATATGCTGAAAGGAGAGGCGCACTTCTGGTGGAAAGGTGCTCAAAAGAACATTATACCACAGGGAGAGTTTATTACCTGGTGCCAGTTTAAAGATCCTTATCTCCGCAAATATTACCCAATCACTGCCAGAGTGAAAATGCAAGCATCATTCCTCGAACTGAAACAGGGAGATAGGTCAGTGGAGGAATATGACTTAGAGTTCAATAGGTTGGCAAGGTTTTCTCCAGCCTATGTTAGTTGTAATGAGTTGAAGGTCGAACGATTTATTACTGGCCTAAGGGATGTCCTGAAGGGGAATGTGTCAGCCTAG